Part of the Zhongshania aliphaticivorans genome, TTTGGGGTATTAACCACAACCTCGTCATCTAAGTGCTTGCTTAGCATCGCCTTGGCAAGCGGTGAGTCCATTGATAGTTTGTTTTGATTTAAGTCAAATTCATCTGGGCCAACAATACGGTATTCCGTTTCTTTTCCGTTATCGTCTTCAACGGTCACCCAAGCGCCAAAGTAGACTTTATTTTGATCTTTGGGTGTGTGTAATACCACCGTGATTTCTTCTAAGCGTTTAGAGAGAAAGCGAACCCTGCTGTCTATTTCGCGCAGGCGACGCTTGCCATAGATATAGTCACCGTTTTCTGAGCGATCACCGTTTTTGGCTGCTTCGTGTACGGTGGCTGTAACTTGGGGGCGCTCAACTTTCCATAGTTGACGGACTTCGTCGCGAAGGGCTTTTTCACCTTCAGGGGTGATATAGCACGACCCTTTGGGGCGTGGTGGTCGATAACGGCTCATATATGGTGGTATCTAAAGCATTTTTAAGGAATCATAGCGCCTTATATTAGCGCAGCTGTTACTAATAAAGGATAGTGGGATGTTGAATAAGTGGTGTTTTGCCGTTCTTGGTTTGCTTGCATTACCTTCGGTTTGCTACAGCGCTCTCGATTTGAATGGCAGTTTAACCCAAGGTGGACTGATTTGGGCGATGGTAGAGCCGGGCAGTCGTGTTAGCTTGGGCGATAGGGACTTAGTCGTAGCCGAAAATGGTTTGTTTGTGGCGGGTTTTGGCCGAGATGCCAAGCCTTCGGTCACGCTCACTGTGTGTAAGCCTGATGGGGGTTGTGAAGATCAACTTTTGGCGATCGCTCAGCGGCAGTACAATGTTCAGCGAGTTAATGGTGTGCCGCAAAAAACAGTGACGCCTCCTGCTAGCGTTTTAGATCGAATTCGACGTGAAGGGGCGATGGTGAGCAAGGCTCGCAGCTTGGTCTCTACTAGACAGGATTTTGTTAAAACGTTTTCGTGGCCACTGCTTGGACCGATCACGGGTGTATTCGGTAGTCAGCGTGTCTATAATGGCAGCCCAGGTCGCCCACACTATGGTTTAGATATTGCTCGCCCAACTGGAACGACAGTGTCTGCGCCTATAGATGGAGTGGTTACATTAGCCCATTCTGACATGTTCTATTCCGGTGGGACGTTAATTATTGACCACGGGCTTGGTGTGTCCTCAACTTTTATCCACCTAAGCCAAATACTGGTTGAAGAAGGGCAGTTGGTGAAACAAGGGGATGCCATTGCGAAGGTTGGAGCAAGCGGACGGGCAACCGGGCCACATTTGGACTGGCGAATAAATTGGCTGGAGCAACGCCTTGACCCAGCTTTGATTATAGGGTCTATGCCAGAGCTTGATGGCTTGTAGTCTCGGTGAGCTACGGTGGCCCCCTTTGCTGTTAGTGGGCGTCACGTTGATGCCGAAAATTTGTGTATATTGAGTGTAAAAATAGCGATGATCGATAAAAAATTATTAGAAATTTTAGTGTGCCCTGTCAGTAAGGCGCCATTAGACTACGATGAGCAGCGCAATGAATTACTGTGTCGTGCTAGTGGCTTGGCCTACCCGATTCGGGATGGCATTCCTGTGATGTTGGAGTCAGAGGCGCGAGTGCTGACGACCGATGAAAAACTCGGTTGATCTGGTCTTTGCCTACGTAGTTTTATGCCGGTTTAATAGCTGCGCTATCCGTTCAAATCAGATACAAATACTTGTAGTTTCGATATACTTAACGTTTTTTCGCTGCAGATCAGTCTGTGGCAAATGTTTGGCATGTGATGATTACTAACAAACTTAATGTACCCACGGAGTGAGATCGTTTCAATGAAAAGCGCCGCCATTCGCGAAGCCTTTATCCGCTATTTTGAAGGCAAAGGACACACCCATGTTGCCAGTAGTTCACTGGTGCCGGGTAACGATCCTACTTTGTTATTTACCAATGCGGGGATGGTGCAATTTAAAGATGCATTTCTGGGACGTGAAAAACGTAATTATGTTCGTGCCGTTAGCTCGCAGCGGTGTGTGCGAGCCGGTGGTAAGCATAATGATTTAGAAAATGTAGGGTATACCGCTCGTCACCATACCTTCTTTGAAATGCTTGGTAATTTTAGTTTTGGAGACTATTTCAAGCGAGATGCCATTACGTTTGCTTGGGAGTTTTTAACATCACCAGAGTGGATGGCAATTCCGGCCGAGAAATTGTGGGTTACGGTTTATGCCGATGACGATGAGGCCTACCAAATATGGCATCAGGAAGTGGGTGTTCCCGCTGAACGGATGGTTC contains:
- the greB gene encoding transcription elongation factor GreB — its product is MSRYRPPRPKGSCYITPEGEKALRDEVRQLWKVERPQVTATVHEAAKNGDRSENGDYIYGKRRLREIDSRVRFLSKRLEEITVVLHTPKDQNKVYFGAWVTVEDDNGKETEYRIVGPDEFDLNQNKLSMDSPLAKAMLSKHLDDEVVVNTPKGQQTYYICAIRYDK
- a CDS encoding M23 family metallopeptidase, whose translation is MLNKWCFAVLGLLALPSVCYSALDLNGSLTQGGLIWAMVEPGSRVSLGDRDLVVAENGLFVAGFGRDAKPSVTLTVCKPDGGCEDQLLAIAQRQYNVQRVNGVPQKTVTPPASVLDRIRREGAMVSKARSLVSTRQDFVKTFSWPLLGPITGVFGSQRVYNGSPGRPHYGLDIARPTGTTVSAPIDGVVTLAHSDMFYSGGTLIIDHGLGVSSTFIHLSQILVEEGQLVKQGDAIAKVGASGRATGPHLDWRINWLEQRLDPALIIGSMPELDGL
- a CDS encoding Trm112 family protein — translated: MIDKKLLEILVCPVSKAPLDYDEQRNELLCRASGLAYPIRDGIPVMLESEARVLTTDEKLG